A single region of the Vagococcus teuberi genome encodes:
- a CDS encoding glucosaminidase domain-containing protein, with product MRKNKKNMSAKILINTALGVSLSVLSVCTPVLEVIAVTKSDNSPLNPKPLLSLNVNENILKSTVKETSGAIESSQSEDHELSSSHSSDESSTDNQESSESSSQQDTDQDSSEGHTESSTSGTSSSSGNNSETKPSSSDNQTSSSSSSKPNSSSKLESNGGENTSLSSPGETKKDTSPITYVRNRTTGEFVEEIGEDAREIAQNKNLYASVMIAQAILESGSGNSSLARTPNYNLFGIKGSYKGESVEMSTLEDSGDGGLYTVNAKFRKYPSYKESLEDYAMLMSGGVSGRSTFYQGAWKSNTQDYKEATKYLTGRYASDSRYNEKLNGLIETYDLTQYDSVKPKKETIEKTKETEAFIKEIAPKIEDVADKNDLYASVLIAEAVIKSNSGLNELSEHFNIYQVTGKNNNKSVKFDTLITDAKSGKTKLDTKEYKVYSTMDEAIDDYIVELKKDETIYHEMTRSKKDTSRKVTAYLTAQNKEDRRYHKRLNGLIDTYNLTQYDKLPKENKKEDNKSKPSDMVNELGINMVTQLAESFSPTKLTSLTTKK from the coding sequence ATGAGAAAAAATAAAAAGAATATGTCAGCTAAAATTTTAATAAACACTGCTTTAGGCGTTAGTTTATCTGTTTTGTCGGTATGTACACCAGTGTTAGAAGTGATAGCTGTAACAAAATCAGATAATTCTCCCTTGAATCCAAAACCATTACTTAGTTTAAATGTAAATGAGAATATTTTAAAAAGTACAGTGAAAGAGACTAGTGGTGCCATTGAGTCATCACAATCAGAGGATCATGAATTATCATCGAGTCATTCATCGGATGAATCATCTACTGACAATCAAGAATCAAGTGAGTCCTCAAGTCAACAGGATACGGATCAAGATTCATCTGAGGGGCATACTGAGAGTTCAACATCCGGTACTTCCTCTTCTAGTGGGAATAATTCAGAGACTAAACCATCCTCAAGTGATAATCAAACATCCAGTAGTTCAAGTAGTAAGCCAAATTCATCTTCAAAACTTGAAAGTAATGGAGGGGAAAATACGTCATTATCATCACCTGGTGAAACAAAAAAAGATACGTCACCTATTACCTATGTTCGTAATCGAACCACAGGCGAATTTGTAGAAGAAATTGGTGAAGATGCTAGAGAAATTGCGCAAAATAAAAATTTATATGCTTCTGTTATGATTGCTCAAGCAATTCTTGAAAGTGGATCAGGTAATAGTAGTTTGGCTAGAACGCCAAATTATAATTTATTTGGAATTAAAGGTTCTTATAAAGGAGAGTCTGTTGAAATGTCCACTCTTGAAGACAGTGGAGACGGTGGGCTATACACAGTTAATGCAAAATTTAGAAAGTATCCTAGTTACAAAGAATCATTAGAGGATTATGCTATGTTAATGTCTGGAGGAGTTTCTGGTCGCTCTACTTTCTATCAAGGAGCATGGAAATCAAATACTCAAGATTATAAAGAGGCGACTAAATATTTAACCGGCCGATATGCATCAGATTCTCGTTATAATGAGAAATTAAATGGATTGATTGAAACATATGACTTAACACAATATGACTCAGTCAAACCTAAAAAAGAAACTATAGAAAAAACAAAAGAAACAGAGGCTTTTATTAAAGAAATTGCGCCTAAGATTGAAGATGTAGCAGATAAAAATGATTTATATGCTTCAGTTTTGATAGCGGAAGCTGTGATTAAGAGTAATTCTGGATTAAATGAGTTGTCTGAGCATTTTAATATATATCAAGTTACAGGAAAAAATAACAATAAATCGGTTAAATTTGATACATTAATCACTGATGCTAAATCTGGAAAAACTAAGTTAGATACTAAAGAGTATAAGGTATATTCAACTATGGATGAAGCAATTGACGACTATATTGTCGAATTAAAAAAAGATGAAACGATCTATCATGAAATGACACGCTCTAAAAAAGATACTTCAAGAAAAGTAACAGCTTATTTAACAGCTCAAAATAAAGAAGATAGACGTTATCATAAACGTCTCAATGGATTGATTGATACTTATAATTTAACACAATATGATAAATTGCCGAAAGAAAACAAAAAAGAAGATAATAAGAGTAAACCATCAGATATGGTTAATGAGTTAGGAATTAATATGGTGACGCAACTGGCTGAGAGTTTTTCACCAACTAAATTAACGTCACTAACAACTAAAAAATAA
- the rsmI gene encoding 16S rRNA (cytidine(1402)-2'-O)-methyltransferase encodes MNKQKSFSTQEYGKLYLVPTPIGNLEDITFRAVRLLKEVDLIASEDTRNTQKLLNHFGIKTKQISLHEHNSHERIPSLIETLKSGQDIAQVSDAGMPSISDPGHDLVLACIQQHISVVSIPGATAGMTALIASGLSPQPFYFYGFLPRKKKEQLETLQELNKISGTIIFYESPYRVLKTIENIGTAFTTETNIVLCRELTKLHEEYIRGSVEEVVAYLSENTIKGECCLLVENIQATSQEEGFDSDLSIIEHVNLVVDLEEISVKDAIKEVAKIRGLKKQKVYKEYHG; translated from the coding sequence ATGAACAAACAAAAGAGTTTTTCTACACAAGAATATGGTAAATTATATCTCGTTCCAACGCCAATTGGAAACTTAGAAGACATCACATTTCGTGCTGTTCGATTGTTAAAAGAAGTTGATTTAATCGCAAGTGAAGACACTAGAAATACTCAGAAGTTGTTAAATCATTTTGGGATAAAAACAAAACAAATTAGTTTACATGAACATAACTCACATGAAAGGATTCCTTCTTTAATCGAGACGTTAAAATCTGGGCAGGATATTGCACAGGTAAGTGATGCAGGGATGCCTTCAATCAGCGACCCAGGACATGATTTAGTTTTGGCTTGTATCCAACAGCACATTTCTGTAGTGTCGATACCTGGTGCAACAGCTGGTATGACGGCTTTAATTGCGAGTGGTTTATCACCGCAACCATTTTATTTTTATGGGTTTTTACCAAGGAAAAAGAAAGAACAACTTGAAACGTTGCAAGAATTGAATAAGATAAGTGGTACGATTATATTTTATGAGTCACCCTATCGTGTATTAAAAACAATAGAAAATATTGGAACAGCTTTTACCACAGAAACTAACATTGTTCTGTGCCGTGAATTGACAAAACTGCATGAAGAGTATATTCGTGGAAGCGTAGAAGAAGTAGTTGCATATTTATCAGAAAATACGATTAAAGGAGAATGTTGTTTACTCGTTGAAAATATACAAGCAACGTCACAAGAAGAAGGGTTTGATTCTGACTTATCTATAATAGAACACGTAAATCTAGTTGTTGACCTAGAAGAAATATCTGTGAAAGATGCGATTAAAGAGGTTGCTAAAATTAGAGGATTAAAAAAACAAAAAGTATATAAAGAATATCATGGCTAA
- a CDS encoding initiation-control protein YabA — MDKIKLYDELVNVERQLETMLYQVKEMKPVLDDLIEENLNLKLENQHLHDKLDKLEKQEVAEDGRQELSKSRLNLEKLYEQGFHVCKDFYGSRRENQEECVFCSSMIYGK; from the coding sequence ATGGATAAAATAAAATTATATGATGAGTTAGTCAATGTAGAGCGTCAATTAGAAACCATGTTATATCAAGTGAAAGAGATGAAGCCTGTTTTAGACGATTTAATCGAAGAGAACTTAAATCTGAAACTAGAAAACCAACATCTGCATGATAAGTTAGATAAATTAGAAAAACAAGAAGTAGCAGAGGATGGCAGACAAGAATTATCTAAATCAAGACTAAACTTAGAAAAATTATATGAGCAAGGATTTCATGTCTGTAAAGACTTTTATGGTTCTAGACGTGAAAATCAAGAGGAATGTGTTTTTTGTTCAAGTATGATTTATGGTAAATAA
- a CDS encoding PSP1 domain-containing protein, with product MVEVVGVRFKQSGRIYYYLPKKGEQYSYREKVVVESQKVKNVAEVALPNKEVEKQDLPKDLNTIMQIATDKQLEQVEKNKQDALVAFDIAKEKITEHGLDMKLVDVEYTLDRSKMMFSFTADGRIDFRELVRDLASMFKTRIELKQIGVRDEAKKLGGIGPCGRPLCCSTFLGDFVPVSIKMAKDQNLSLNPAKISGLCGRLMCCLNYENDEYVRLRKMMPDFGERIETPDGTGKVIGLNLLSEVIKVKLTSRETPVEYQYDELVMSQTENG from the coding sequence GTGGTAGAAGTAGTTGGCGTACGATTTAAACAATCTGGACGAATTTATTATTATTTACCTAAAAAAGGTGAACAATATAGCTATAGAGAAAAAGTCGTTGTTGAGTCTCAAAAAGTGAAAAATGTGGCAGAGGTTGCCCTTCCCAATAAAGAGGTTGAAAAACAAGATTTACCAAAAGATTTAAACACGATTATGCAAATTGCAACTGATAAACAACTAGAACAAGTTGAGAAAAATAAACAAGACGCATTAGTTGCTTTTGATATAGCGAAAGAAAAAATCACAGAACATGGACTAGATATGAAGTTAGTAGATGTAGAATATACACTCGATAGAAGTAAAATGATGTTTAGTTTTACAGCTGACGGACGAATTGATTTTCGTGAGTTAGTAAGAGACTTAGCATCAATGTTTAAAACGCGTATTGAGTTGAAACAAATTGGTGTAAGAGATGAAGCAAAAAAACTTGGAGGAATCGGCCCATGTGGACGTCCATTATGTTGTAGCACATTCTTAGGAGATTTTGTTCCAGTGTCCATTAAAATGGCTAAAGACCAAAACTTATCATTGAACCCAGCTAAAATTTCTGGCTTGTGTGGTCGTTTAATGTGTTGTTTAAACTATGAAAATGATGAGTATGTCAGATTAAGAAAAATGATGCCCGATTTTGGCGAGAGAATTGAAACTCCTGATGGAACAGGGAAGGTTATTGGTTTAAATTTACTCAGTGAAGTCATTAAAGTTAAACTAACTTCAAGAGAAACACCAGTTGAATATCAATATGATGAATTAGTAATGAGTCAAACAGAAAATGGTTAA
- a CDS encoding cyclic-di-AMP receptor, translating into MKLLLAIIQDKDSSRLQNKFNKENVRATKLSTTGGFLKSGNTTFIIGIEDERVEEVLSIIKSVCHSREQYMTPPISLDIAMDAHSTHPIEIQVGGATVFVLPVEGFYHF; encoded by the coding sequence ATGAAATTACTACTAGCAATTATCCAAGATAAAGACAGCTCTCGCTTGCAAAATAAGTTTAATAAAGAAAATGTCCGCGCAACGAAACTATCAACAACAGGTGGATTTTTAAAATCAGGTAATACAACGTTTATTATTGGGATTGAAGATGAGCGAGTGGAAGAGGTTTTATCCATCATAAAATCTGTTTGTCATTCTAGAGAACAATACATGACACCACCAATTTCTTTAGATATTGCAATGGACGCTCATTCAACTCATCCAATCGAAATACAAGTTGGCGGTGCAACGGTGTTTGTTCTTCCAGTTGAAGGGTTTTATCATTTCTAA
- the tmk gene encoding dTMP kinase → MAEKGLFITIEGPDGAGKSTVIKKLVETLSREVSQPIVTTREPGGIPISEKIREVILNPTHTMMDERTEALLYAAARRQHLIEKILPALDSGNMVLCDRFIDSSIAYQGAAREIGVKEVRQINDFAIEGHYPDLTLYLDVEASVGLGRINKGRKKEELDRLDKESLAFHEKVRAAYLDLLEEEPNRIKKIDASESIENVVNNCYTLIKETYPMLFTK, encoded by the coding sequence ATGGCAGAAAAAGGATTATTTATTACGATTGAAGGGCCAGATGGTGCTGGAAAATCAACCGTTATAAAAAAACTAGTTGAAACATTATCAAGAGAAGTCTCTCAACCAATAGTCACTACAAGAGAACCAGGTGGCATTCCCATTTCTGAAAAGATTCGGGAAGTCATTTTAAATCCAACACATACTATGATGGATGAGCGAACAGAAGCATTGCTTTATGCTGCAGCTAGACGGCAACATTTAATTGAAAAAATACTTCCGGCATTAGACTCTGGAAACATGGTATTGTGCGACCGCTTTATTGACAGCTCGATTGCGTATCAAGGTGCTGCTAGAGAAATTGGAGTGAAAGAAGTTCGTCAAATTAATGATTTTGCGATTGAAGGTCATTATCCAGATTTGACTCTTTATTTAGATGTAGAAGCATCAGTTGGTTTAGGTCGTATCAACAAAGGACGTAAAAAAGAAGAGTTAGACCGATTAGATAAAGAATCTTTAGCATTTCATGAGAAAGTAAGAGCAGCGTATTTAGATCTTTTAGAAGAAGAACCAAATAGGATCAAAAAAATCGATGCGAGTGAATCAATAGAAAACGTAGTAAATAATTGTTATACTTTAATCAAAGAAACATATCCAATGCTATTTACTAAATAA
- the recR gene encoding recombination mediator RecR, with protein MQYPAPIAKLIDSYMKLPGIGAKTATRLAFYTLNMKEEDVTDFAKALISVKRDLHFCEICGNITEEKSCDICRNTNRDQSTILVVEETKDVMSLEKVREYKGLYHVLHGVLSPMDGTGPDDLNIASLIKRLHNNEVKEVIIATNATTDGEATAMYLSRLIKPSGIKVTRLAHGLSVGSDIEYADEITLLKAVEGRTEL; from the coding sequence ATGCAATATCCAGCGCCAATTGCAAAGTTAATTGATAGTTATATGAAATTACCTGGTATAGGGGCAAAGACTGCAACGCGTCTAGCTTTTTATACGTTAAATATGAAAGAAGAAGATGTAACCGATTTTGCCAAAGCATTGATTAGTGTGAAAAGAGATTTACATTTTTGCGAAATTTGTGGCAATATAACAGAAGAAAAGTCGTGTGATATATGTCGAAATACTAATCGTGACCAATCAACCATTTTAGTTGTTGAAGAAACGAAAGATGTCATGTCTTTAGAAAAGGTTAGAGAATATAAAGGACTTTATCATGTATTACATGGTGTGTTGTCTCCAATGGATGGAACAGGCCCCGATGACTTAAACATCGCGAGTTTAATCAAACGTTTACACAATAATGAAGTAAAAGAAGTTATTATTGCAACGAATGCAACGACTGATGGTGAAGCAACTGCTATGTATCTTTCACGATTAATCAAACCATCTGGTATTAAAGTGACTCGTCTAGCTCATGGTTTATCTGTGGGTAGTGACATTGAATATGCTGATGAGATTACATTATTAAAAGCAGTTGAAGGACGTACTGAGTTATAA
- a CDS encoding YbaB/EbfC family nucleoid-associated protein, with product MMRGMGNMQGMMKQVQKMQKEMAEAKETLDAQVFEAEAGNGLVKITMTGEKKVTNIEIKPDVLDPEDPEMVQDLVLDATNKVIEKIDAETERVMGKYAKAIPGL from the coding sequence ATGATGCGTGGAATGGGAAATATGCAAGGAATGATGAAACAAGTTCAAAAAATGCAAAAAGAGATGGCTGAGGCAAAAGAAACATTAGATGCACAAGTATTTGAAGCTGAAGCAGGAAATGGTTTAGTAAAAATCACCATGACTGGTGAGAAAAAAGTAACAAATATCGAAATTAAACCAGATGTTTTAGACCCAGAAGATCCAGAGATGGTTCAAGATTTAGTCTTAGATGCAACAAATAAAGTAATCGAGAAGATTGATGCTGAAACAGAACGAGTAATGGGGAAATATGCAAAAGCCATTCCAGGATTATAA
- the dnaX gene encoding DNA polymerase III subunit gamma/tau translates to MAYQALYREWRPQTFDDLVGQGIITQTLKHAIMQQKVSHAYLFTGPRGTGKTSAAKIFAKAINCQHSVNGEPCNECDNCIGITNGRINDVLEIDAASNNGVEEIRDIRDKVKYAPTQVPYKIYIIDEVHMLSTGAFNALLKTLEEPPEHVIFILATTEPHKIPATIISRTQRFDFKRINTRDIENRLAFILKEKEINFDEQVLKIVARSAEGGMRDALSILDQLISFSDGTLSVADALEVTGSLTSQMMDDYFFACFNHDTQKALELVDDMLNEGKESNRIVENLLIHCRDVLMYQQAPNVVEAQLPTISESFKQLSQDIDSSVLYSWIEELNDIQKNMKFTSQPSIYLEVLTIKLSETSAKKEIHRPAVETRDEVSISGKVSADYQELIQKVQLLEQKIERLQENGGQVQEKKQKSSTSRNKQPLYKVPTERVYQVLEKATKEHLVSVRDVWVDLLQLLSVTQRAMLKACEPVAASETGLVIAFEYDILCQKASNDEELQVAVYNSLNKLIGYTPSLISIPKDNWKELRQQFISQTDVTKPETKEDTPDEDVLISEAKKMFGEQAIEVVED, encoded by the coding sequence GTGGCATATCAAGCATTGTATCGTGAGTGGCGACCACAGACATTTGATGACTTAGTTGGTCAAGGAATTATCACACAAACGTTAAAACATGCCATTATGCAACAAAAAGTGTCACATGCGTACCTCTTTACTGGCCCAAGAGGAACAGGGAAAACCAGTGCGGCAAAAATTTTTGCAAAAGCAATTAACTGTCAGCATTCAGTTAATGGTGAACCGTGTAATGAATGTGACAATTGTATCGGGATTACAAATGGTCGAATCAATGATGTATTAGAAATTGATGCGGCGAGTAATAACGGGGTAGAAGAAATTCGTGATATAAGAGATAAAGTAAAATATGCCCCAACACAAGTTCCGTATAAAATCTACATCATAGATGAGGTGCATATGTTATCTACGGGTGCATTCAATGCGTTACTAAAAACACTTGAAGAACCACCTGAGCACGTTATTTTTATATTAGCGACAACTGAGCCTCACAAAATACCTGCGACCATTATCTCAAGAACACAACGATTTGATTTTAAACGAATTAATACGAGAGATATTGAAAATAGATTAGCTTTTATTTTAAAAGAAAAAGAAATCAATTTTGACGAACAGGTCTTAAAAATAGTCGCACGTTCTGCTGAAGGTGGTATGAGGGATGCGTTAAGTATTTTGGATCAGCTTATTTCATTTAGTGATGGAACATTGAGTGTGGCAGATGCGTTAGAAGTTACTGGTAGTTTAACTAGTCAAATGATGGATGATTACTTTTTTGCTTGTTTTAATCACGATACACAAAAAGCATTAGAGTTAGTAGATGATATGTTAAATGAAGGAAAAGAGAGCAATCGGATTGTTGAGAATTTATTAATACATTGCCGTGACGTCTTAATGTATCAACAAGCACCTAACGTTGTTGAAGCTCAGTTACCAACTATTAGCGAGTCATTTAAACAGTTGAGTCAAGATATTGATAGTAGTGTATTGTATAGTTGGATTGAAGAATTAAACGATATACAAAAAAATATGAAGTTTACCTCTCAACCATCGATTTATTTAGAAGTGTTAACAATTAAACTATCTGAAACTTCTGCTAAAAAAGAGATACATCGACCAGCCGTAGAGACTCGTGATGAGGTAAGTATATCAGGTAAGGTATCTGCCGATTATCAAGAACTGATTCAAAAAGTTCAACTATTAGAACAAAAAATTGAACGGTTACAAGAAAATGGTGGCCAGGTACAAGAGAAGAAGCAAAAAAGTAGTACGTCTCGTAATAAACAACCATTATACAAAGTACCAACTGAAAGAGTTTACCAGGTGTTAGAAAAAGCAACGAAAGAGCATTTGGTAAGTGTACGTGATGTTTGGGTGGATTTATTGCAATTACTATCTGTAACACAGCGTGCAATGCTTAAAGCTTGTGAACCTGTCGCTGCAAGCGAAACAGGATTAGTCATAGCTTTTGAGTATGATATTTTATGTCAAAAAGCGAGTAATGATGAAGAATTGCAAGTGGCAGTGTATAATAGTCTTAATAAACTAATTGGTTATACACCAAGTTTAATTAGTATCCCTAAAGATAACTGGAAAGAACTAAGACAGCAATTTATTTCACAGACAGATGTGACAAAACCAGAAACTAAAGAGGATACGCCTGATGAGGATGTACTCATTAGTGAAGCAAAAAAAATGTTCGGTGAACAAGCAATTGAAGTAGTAGAAGATTAA
- a CDS encoding SPFH domain-containing protein — protein MGLIKAAVNSVGGGLADQWLEVIEPYNLSDDTVMTTGVPVRKDSKRQGNKKGTDGFITDGSVVYVYPNTMMLLVDGGKIIDFTAEEGYYTVNNASAPSMFTGNLKGAIEESFNRFKFGGLPPQTQQVIYINLQEIKGIKFGTPSPLNYFDNFYNAELFLRAHGTYSVKVVDPILFYKNVLPKNKNHVSFSDINDQFLSEFLSALQTSINQMSQMGERISYVPSKSMELSKFMASALDEDWTKLRGMEVVSVGVASISYTDDSQELINMRNKGAMLSDASIREGFVQGSVAQGLQDAGSNPNGSVNGFMGVGMGMNATGDYLSQSSKGNQEQMQKQQAKQTNNNTWSCPNDQTENTGKFCSECGQAKPVEQASSGIQMKCANCHNVVTITTQMPKFCPECGAPFQGLPL, from the coding sequence ATGGGATTAATAAAAGCGGCAGTAAACTCTGTTGGCGGTGGCTTAGCTGATCAATGGTTAGAAGTCATTGAACCATATAATTTAAGTGATGACACTGTTATGACAACAGGTGTTCCAGTTAGAAAAGATAGTAAACGTCAAGGAAATAAAAAAGGGACAGATGGATTTATTACAGATGGTTCTGTAGTCTATGTATACCCAAACACTATGATGCTGTTAGTTGATGGTGGAAAAATTATCGATTTTACCGCTGAGGAAGGCTACTACACAGTGAATAATGCTAGTGCTCCCTCAATGTTTACTGGTAATTTAAAAGGAGCAATTGAAGAATCTTTTAATCGTTTCAAGTTTGGCGGCCTACCACCTCAAACACAACAAGTTATTTATATTAATCTACAAGAAATTAAAGGCATCAAATTTGGTACGCCTAGTCCTTTAAATTATTTTGATAATTTCTATAATGCAGAACTATTTTTACGTGCTCATGGAACTTATTCTGTCAAAGTGGTTGACCCTATTTTATTCTATAAAAATGTGTTACCTAAGAATAAAAATCATGTATCCTTTTCTGATATCAATGATCAATTTTTATCTGAATTCTTATCTGCCTTACAAACATCTATTAATCAAATGTCTCAGATGGGCGAAAGAATATCTTATGTCCCATCAAAAAGTATGGAACTAAGTAAATTCATGGCGTCTGCCCTTGATGAAGATTGGACTAAACTTCGTGGAATGGAAGTTGTCAGTGTAGGAGTCGCAAGTATTTCTTATACAGACGACTCACAAGAATTAATCAATATGAGAAATAAAGGTGCCATGTTATCTGATGCATCTATTCGCGAAGGGTTTGTTCAAGGCTCAGTGGCACAAGGTTTACAAGATGCTGGTAGTAATCCTAACGGCAGCGTCAATGGTTTTATGGGTGTCGGCATGGGAATGAATGCAACGGGTGATTATTTAAGCCAAAGTTCTAAAGGAAACCAAGAACAAATGCAAAAGCAACAGGCCAAACAAACAAATAATAACACATGGTCGTGTCCAAACGATCAAACAGAAAACACTGGGAAATTCTGCTCTGAATGCGGGCAAGCTAAACCAGTTGAACAAGCATCTTCAGGCATTCAAATGAAATGTGCTAACTGCCATAATGTTGTGACAATCACAACTCAAATGCCAAAATTCTGTCCAGAATGTGGGGCTCCTTTCCAAGGCTTGCCTTTATAA
- a CDS encoding ATP-binding protein → MSDVISHKCPNCDGPLLFDPSNQTFHCEYCLSVFNEQDLGATEQKETAKNLTHTSSELFNLYDCPSCGAEIVTDDTTAATFCYYCHNPVVLKDRVSGEFLPNNILPFKISEDEAKEQFLSWAKSKKFIPKDFFDESQIEKITGIYFPYWKTDATTKGRVDATGTKITVWRVGETEYTRTRKYKLTRGGKIEFRDLIKNALQKNTKQLMIESVQPFPLTNVTNFDSKYLSGFQAEKRDLEFSDIEPSLTGELSHYTQNILENEMQGFTTISTTYHNSQIINQSNKYLLLPVWVVTYQSEMSDEPFYYAMNGVTGKTSGKLPLNKPKLIGTSISIGVLVTLLILVGGYLLF, encoded by the coding sequence ATGTCTGATGTAATATCTCATAAATGTCCAAATTGCGATGGTCCTCTTTTATTTGACCCAAGCAATCAAACATTCCATTGTGAATATTGTTTAAGTGTTTTTAATGAGCAAGATTTAGGTGCTACAGAACAAAAAGAAACAGCAAAAAATTTAACTCACACAAGTAGCGAGCTATTTAATCTATATGATTGCCCTTCTTGTGGAGCTGAAATAGTCACCGATGATACAACGGCTGCAACATTTTGTTATTATTGTCATAATCCTGTTGTCTTGAAAGATAGAGTTAGTGGTGAATTTTTACCAAACAATATTCTACCTTTTAAAATTTCAGAAGATGAAGCTAAAGAGCAATTTTTATCTTGGGCAAAATCAAAAAAATTCATTCCAAAAGATTTCTTTGATGAGTCTCAAATTGAAAAAATAACTGGTATTTATTTCCCTTACTGGAAAACAGATGCCACTACAAAAGGACGTGTCGATGCAACTGGAACAAAAATCACTGTTTGGCGTGTTGGTGAAACAGAATACACTCGTACAAGAAAATATAAACTAACACGCGGTGGAAAAATCGAATTTAGAGATTTAATCAAAAATGCGTTACAAAAGAATACTAAGCAACTGATGATTGAGTCTGTTCAACCTTTTCCACTCACTAATGTGACAAATTTTGATTCAAAATATCTATCTGGTTTTCAGGCTGAAAAACGTGATCTTGAGTTTTCTGACATCGAGCCTTCTTTAACGGGTGAGTTATCACACTATACTCAAAATATTTTAGAAAATGAAATGCAAGGATTTACGACCATTTCTACTACTTACCATAATAGTCAAATCATCAATCAATCAAATAAATACCTACTTTTACCTGTTTGGGTAGTGACATATCAATCAGAAATGAGCGATGAACCATTTTATTATGCGATGAATGGTGTGACAGGCAAAACTAGTGGAAAATTACCTTTAAATAAACCTAAATTAATCGGCACTTCTATTTCAATTGGTGTTTTGGTTACTTTACTTATTTTAGTTGGGGGGTATTTACTATTTTAA
- a CDS encoding TPM domain-containing protein: MGLSFSSLTVFAEASSRVFDDAGLLSSDEKNSLEQAIASFKEQTNQDFVFVSTNDTKGKTWEEYADDYYDGNGFGVGDDKSGMLFLIDMEHRKFHISTTGSMIDILNDNRIDNIIESSTSDMADGRYYDAIKNVLAKSESYVQQGPAANSHRVSRDKSSFTFVTIIIASIAGIASALGFYFYIFRNYLLKKATYRYPYYEMSQLELTESRTNKVFDVTTTRHIPKPPPSSGSSTHMGGSGTSHGGGSGSF, from the coding sequence TTGGGACTGTCTTTTTCATCTCTGACTGTTTTTGCCGAAGCAAGCTCTCGTGTATTTGATGACGCTGGGTTACTATCTTCTGATGAAAAAAATTCGCTTGAACAAGCGATAGCGTCTTTTAAAGAACAAACTAACCAAGATTTTGTTTTCGTTTCAACAAATGATACTAAGGGTAAAACATGGGAAGAATATGCTGATGATTACTATGATGGTAATGGATTTGGGGTTGGCGATGATAAAAGTGGCATGCTATTTTTAATCGATATGGAACATCGTAAATTTCACATCTCCACTACAGGAAGTATGATTGATATACTAAATGACAATCGTATTGATAACATTATTGAGAGTTCTACAAGTGATATGGCAGATGGTCGTTACTACGATGCCATAAAAAATGTTTTAGCTAAATCAGAAAGCTACGTTCAACAAGGTCCTGCTGCTAATTCACATCGTGTTTCTCGTGATAAATCTTCTTTTACGTTTGTGACCATTATTATCGCTAGTATTGCTGGTATTGCGTCAGCTCTTGGGTTTTATTTTTATATTTTTAGAAATTATCTACTAAAAAAAGCAACATATCGTTATCCGTATTATGAAATGAGTCAGCTAGAATTGACAGAATCACGTACTAACAAAGTATTTGATGTTACCACAACAAGACATATACCAAAACCACCACCAAGTAGTGGGTCAAGTACTCACATGGGTGGCAGTGGAACAAGTCACGGCGGAGGTAGCGGTAGTTTTTAA